A region from the Aegilops tauschii subsp. strangulata cultivar AL8/78 chromosome 5, Aet v6.0, whole genome shotgun sequence genome encodes:
- the LOC109741422 gene encoding uncharacterized protein, translated as MELLNVVPADAMAFPLYSLPAAANTVASLFAWLVAALAAAVGLWRIRAAGSSNKLPGAGARSSTLLDDNQQPQAVSSSAADEPRPALAVPVEPSSPISEPSSPSKVRFTAYYGGAGADDGVVDGVRKCADRDEDEDGVPVVDDQSETQPRRTASMRIRSAASTAVPCWEKREMAVRRRGDLGWYHHLDTAVLDGTVVRLWDGEVTAAVASPRARRGRAGLKLRLSL; from the coding sequence ATGGAGCTGCTCAACGTGGTTCCGGCGGACGCCATGGCCTTCCCCCTCTACTCCCTCCCCGCGGCGGCCAACACCGTCGCCTCGCTCTTCGCCTGGCTCGTCGcggccctcgccgccgccgtcggcctCTGGCGCATCCGCGCGGCCGGCTCCTCCAACAAACTACCCGGCGCCGGCGCCCGCAGCAGCACCCTCTTGGACGACAATCAGCAGCCGCAGGCCGTTTCGTCGTCTGCCGCCGACGAGCCACGGCCCGCACTCGCCGTGCCGGTGGAGCCGTCCTCCCCGATTAGCGAGCCGAGCTCGCCGTCCAAGGTCCGGTTCACGGCATACTACGGCGGGGCCGGAGCTGACGATGGGGTAGTGGACGGCGTCAGGAAATGCGCGGACagggacgaggacgaggacggcgTGCCCGTCGTCGACGACCAGAGCGAGACACAGCCGAGACGGACGGCGTCGATGAGGATCAGGTCGGCAGCCTCGACGGCGGTGCCCTGCTGGGAGAAGAGGGAGATGGCCGTGCGGAGGCGGGGAGATTTGGGCTGGTACCACCACCTTGACACGGCGGTGCTTGACGGCACCGTTGTAAGGCTGTGGGACGGCGAGGTCACCGCGGCGGTGGCGTCGCCGAGGGCGCGGCGGGGGAGGGCAGGATTGAAACTGCGCCTGTCACTATAG